A window of Cheilinus undulatus linkage group 1, ASM1832078v1, whole genome shotgun sequence contains these coding sequences:
- the LOC121512471 gene encoding calretinin-like, producing the protein MATQAQQPPHLHLAELTAAQFIDIWKHFDADGNGYIEGKELENFFRELESARRGAGVDPTHAAFKEKMREFMAKFDKNADGRIEMAELAQLLPTEENFLLCFREFVGSSAEFMAAWRKYDSDRSGYIESNELKGFLSDLLKKANRNYDDKKLSEYTKTILRMFDLNGDGKLGLSEMARLLPVQENFLLKFQGIRLTVKEFDSLFTYYDKDGNGYIDEQELDALLKDLCDKNKMDVDSTGLVGYKKSIMALSDGGKLYRTELEIVLCRDSTL; encoded by the exons ATGGCAACCCAAGCCCAGCAGCCGCCACACCTGCACCTGGCTGAGCTCACCGCTGCGCAGTTCATCGACATCTGGAAGCATTTTGACGCAGATG GAAATGGTTACATTGAAGGAAAGGAGCTGGAGAACTTCTTTAGAGAGCTGGAAAGTGCCAGACGAGGAGCCGGCGTG GATCCTACACATGCTGCGTTCAAAGAGAAGATGAGAGAGTTTATGgcaaagtttgacaaaaatgCTGATGGAAGGATTGAGATGGCAGAG CTGGCTCAGCTCCTGCCCACAGAAGAAAACTTCCTGCTCTGTTTCAGAGAGTTTGTGGGATCCAGCGCTGAATTCATGGCA GCCTGGAGGAAATATGACTCTGACCGGAGCGGATACATTGAGTCAAATGAGCTGAAG GGTTTCCTGTCAGACCTGCTGAAGAAGGCGAACAGAAACTACGATGACAAGAAGCTCAGCGAGTACACAAAGACAATT CTGAGGATGTTTGATCTGAATGGAGACGGTAAGCTGGGTCTCTCTGAAATGGCAAG GCTCTTGCCCGTCCAGGAAAACTTCCTGTTGAAGTTCCAG GGTATCAGACTCACAGTGAAAGAATTTGACTCCCTCTTCACCTACTATGACAAG GATGGTAATGGCTACATTGATGAGCAGGAGCTGGATGCTTTGCTGAAGGACCTTTGTGACAAGAACAAAATG gACGTCGACTCAACAGGACTGGTGGGCTACAAGAAGAGCATCATGGCTCTGTCTGATGGAGGGAAGCTGTACcgcactgagctggagatcgtCCTCTGCCGGGACTCCACACTGTGA
- the got2b gene encoding glutamic-oxaloacetic transaminase 2b, mitochondrial — MALRKSNKVILCLGNISPSLGILSTRNSSWWGGVQMGPPDPILGVTEAFKRDTNPKKMNLGVGAYRDDQGKPFVLSCVRKAEAIIAAKQLDKEYLAIGGLGEFAKSCAQLALGSDNEVLKSGRNITVQTISGTGSLRIGANFLARFHGGPRDVYLPKPSWGNHTPIFRDAGMQLNAYRYYDASTCGFDFKGALDDISKIPEKSVILLHACAHNPTGVDPKPEQWKEISDIVKKRNLLPFFDMAYQGFASGDIDRDAWAVRYFIEQGHNILLSQSFAKNMGLYGERVGGFTVVCGNAEEAKRVESQLKILIRPIYSNPPMNGARIASTILNTPELYSLWLQEVHGMANRIIKMREQLVAGLKKEGSSHNWQHVIDQIGMFCFTGLKPDQVERLTKEFSVYMTKDGRISMAGVSSGNVGYLAQAIHAVTK, encoded by the exons ATGGCCCTGCGAAAGTCAAACAAGGTGATCCTCTGTTTGGGAAACATCTCCCCATCTCTGGGAATCCTGTCCACCCGGAACAG CTCATGGTGGGGTGGAGTGCAGATGGGTCCCCCCGATCCCATCCTGGGGGTGACTGAGGCCTTCAAGAGAGACACCAACCCAAAGAAGATGAACCTGGGAGTGGGAGCCTACAGGGATGACCAAGGCAAGCCCTTTGTGCTCAGCTGTGTCCGCAAG GCAGAGGCCATTATTGCAGCCAAGCAGCTGGACAAGGAGTACCTCGCCATCGGGGGTCTGGGAGAATTTGCCAAGTCCTGTGCCCAGCTTGCCCTTGGTTCTGATAATGAGGTTCTGAAGAGTGGCAGG AACATCACTGTCCAGACCATCTCAGGCACTGGGTCTCTGCGCATTGGAGCCAACTTCTTG GCTCGATTTCATGGAGGTCCACGCGATGTTTACCTGCCCAAACCCTCCTGGGGAAACCACACACCCATCTTCAGAGATGCTGGCATGCAGCTGAATGCATACAGATACTATGACGCCTCCACCTGTGGCTTCGACTTCAAAGGAGCCCTTGACGACATTTCT AAAATCCCAGAGAAGAGCGTGATCCTGCTGCATGCCTGTGCTCACAACCCCACTGGTGTGGACCCCAAGCCTGAGCAGTGGAAGGAGATTTCTGACATTGTGAAG aAAAGGAATCTGCTCCCGTTCTTCGACATGGCCTATCAGGGCTTCGCCAGTGGAGACATTGACCGTGATGCCTGGGCTGTGCGCTACTTCATCGAGCAGGGTCACAACATCCTGCTGTCCCAGTCCTTTGCGAAGAACATGGGGCTCTATG gtgagcGTGTCGGGGGCTTCACTGTGGTGTGCGGCAACGCAGAAGAGGCAAAGAGGGTCGAGTCTCAACTCAAGATCCTCATCAGACCCATTTACTCAAACCCGCCCATGAATGGTGCCAGAATTGCATCAACCATTCTCAACACACCAGAGCTGTACTCATTGTG GCTGCAGGAGGTCCATGGTATGGCTAACCGCATcataaagatgagagaacagcTGGTGGCTGGTCTGAAGAAGGAGGGATCCTCCCACAACTGGCAGCACGTCATTGACCAGATTGGGATGTTCTGTTTCACAGGACTCAAACCTGACCAG